A stretch of DNA from Calditrichota bacterium:
CTCACCTTTTCGGTTATGCTTTCTCAAACATATCCTTGCCGACCCCGCACATCGGACAGACCCAATCCTCGGGAAGGTCTTCGAAGGGGGTTCCTGGCGCTATGCCACTGTCTGGGTCGCCCTTGGC
This window harbors:
- a CDS encoding rubredoxin → AKGDPDSGIAPGTPFEDLPEDWVCPMCGVGKDMFEKA